A genomic region of Salinibacter pepae contains the following coding sequences:
- a CDS encoding 5-formyltetrahydrofolate cyclo-ligase produces the protein MDARFDTKSAAREAVWDALEDEGIARFPFPPHGRIPNFKGAPAAAERLFEEPPFTEARRLKVNPDAPQRHVRIEALRRGCVVFVPTPRLRGGFKRLDPASIPDDETKPAASLSKMDRWAEPVALSDLPPLDAIVTGSVAVTPGGHRCGKGEGYSDLEYAILRELGHDPVPVATTVHPLQRVASVPTDPYDLPLARIVTPEATIDVADPPAPPTGIDWTALSAADLEEMPVLRELK, from the coding sequence ATGGACGCGCGGTTCGACACCAAATCAGCGGCCCGGGAGGCCGTGTGGGATGCGTTGGAGGACGAGGGGATCGCGCGCTTTCCGTTTCCCCCGCACGGCCGCATCCCGAATTTTAAGGGGGCGCCCGCCGCGGCCGAGCGACTGTTCGAAGAGCCGCCCTTCACAGAGGCCCGCCGCCTCAAGGTCAACCCCGACGCGCCCCAGCGCCACGTGCGGATCGAGGCGTTGCGGCGAGGGTGTGTCGTGTTCGTGCCCACGCCGCGCCTGCGGGGCGGGTTCAAGCGGCTCGACCCTGCGTCGATTCCCGACGACGAGACCAAGCCGGCCGCAAGCCTCTCGAAGATGGACCGCTGGGCGGAGCCCGTGGCCCTCAGCGACCTCCCGCCGCTCGACGCGATCGTGACCGGCTCGGTGGCCGTGACGCCCGGCGGGCATCGCTGCGGGAAGGGCGAGGGGTACAGCGACCTCGAGTACGCGATTTTGCGGGAGCTCGGGCACGATCCGGTCCCAGTGGCGACGACGGTGCACCCCCTCCAGCGCGTCGCGTCGGTGCCGACCGACCCGTACGACCTGCCCCTCGCCCGAATCGTGACGCCGGAGGCGACGATCGATGTTGCGGATCCGCCCGCGCCGCCGACCGGCATCGACTGGACGGCCCTCTCGGCGGCGGACCTGGAGGAGA
- a CDS encoding RagB/SusD family nutrient uptake outer membrane protein — MFIKRSLRAVLFITLAVGLLGCDAGVQPRSSASPETAFQDASSYRAFLGKLYGGLVLTGQDGPAGNPDLQLIDEGFSQYIRAYWQLQELPTDEAVLAWGDEGIQPLNKQQWTPANPFVEAMYNRIFFQASMVNEFLRQTTEAKLDERGVSEDLRQRIQQFRAEARFLRALSYRHGVDLFGGMPIVTEEDEIGLQSPTPNTREEVFNFVEQELLAIEDQMPAPGAAEYGRADQAAVWMVLSKLYLNAEVYVGEPHYEEVITYTDKIIGSEAYELADAYMHNFKADNHTSPEVIFAVPQDGEQTRTYGGTTFLGHAAIGGGTMNANDYGFGGGWWGLRTTSNVVNRYPSDSTDVDSRAIFFTQGQSKEVGSLTSFTEGYALPKYQNVTTGGEKGENSTFPDTDYPLFRLADAYLMYAEAVAREAGGSMSKAVGLVNDLRERAYGDPSGNITAGELTPEFVLDERGRELVWEGHRRSDLIRFNQFSENGTWSGKGGSIEGTTTQGFRDLYPVPESQLQVNENLEQNPGYGGS, encoded by the coding sequence ATGTTTATTAAGCGATCGCTTCGAGCCGTTCTTTTCATCACCTTGGCCGTTGGGCTGTTGGGGTGCGATGCCGGAGTACAGCCGCGAAGTTCTGCCTCCCCAGAAACGGCGTTTCAGGATGCGTCCTCCTATCGGGCCTTTCTTGGCAAGCTGTACGGGGGGTTGGTCCTAACAGGACAAGACGGCCCCGCAGGGAATCCGGATCTGCAACTCATCGACGAGGGGTTTTCCCAGTACATCCGTGCGTATTGGCAGCTCCAAGAGCTTCCGACAGACGAGGCGGTTCTTGCTTGGGGGGATGAGGGCATCCAGCCCCTTAACAAACAGCAATGGACGCCGGCCAACCCCTTCGTTGAGGCGATGTACAACCGCATCTTCTTCCAGGCCTCGATGGTGAACGAGTTTCTCCGACAGACGACGGAGGCAAAGCTGGACGAACGGGGAGTGTCGGAGGACCTGCGTCAGCGCATCCAGCAATTCCGGGCCGAAGCACGGTTCCTGCGTGCGCTCAGCTACCGGCATGGCGTGGACCTGTTCGGCGGCATGCCCATCGTGACGGAGGAGGACGAGATTGGGCTTCAGTCGCCGACCCCGAACACGAGAGAGGAGGTCTTCAATTTCGTCGAGCAGGAGCTTCTGGCCATCGAGGATCAAATGCCGGCACCGGGTGCTGCGGAATACGGCCGCGCCGACCAGGCGGCGGTATGGATGGTCCTCTCTAAGCTGTACCTCAATGCGGAGGTGTACGTCGGCGAGCCTCACTACGAGGAGGTGATCACCTATACCGACAAGATCATTGGTTCCGAGGCCTACGAGCTCGCGGACGCGTACATGCACAACTTCAAGGCCGACAACCACACGTCGCCGGAGGTCATCTTTGCTGTTCCCCAGGACGGAGAGCAGACGCGCACGTACGGCGGCACGACGTTTCTTGGCCACGCCGCGATCGGTGGAGGAACGATGAACGCCAACGACTATGGCTTTGGCGGTGGATGGTGGGGGCTTCGTACAACCTCAAACGTCGTGAATCGATACCCGTCGGACTCCACGGACGTCGATTCGCGGGCGATTTTCTTCACGCAGGGCCAATCCAAGGAGGTTGGTAGCCTCACGAGCTTCACTGAAGGCTATGCCCTTCCGAAATATCAGAACGTCACGACCGGCGGAGAGAAGGGAGAGAACAGCACGTTCCCGGACACGGACTATCCACTGTTTCGGCTCGCGGACGCGTACTTGATGTACGCGGAGGCCGTAGCACGTGAGGCCGGCGGAAGCATGAGCAAGGCGGTTGGTCTCGTGAATGATCTGCGCGAGCGGGCCTACGGTGACCCGAGTGGGAACATTACTGCCGGTGAGCTCACCCCCGAGTTTGTTCTGGACGAGCGAGGACGAGAGCTGGTATGGGAGGGGCACCGCCGCTCCGATCTGATTCGATTCAACCAGTTCTCAGAGAATGGAACGTGGTCCGGCAAGGGGGGGAGCATCGAAGGGACCACGACGCAGGGCTTCCGCGATCTGTACCCCGTTCCGGAGTCGCAGCTTCAGGTCAACGAAAACCTGGAGCAGAATCCGGGCTACGGCGGAAGCTAA
- a CDS encoding SusC/RagA family TonB-linked outer membrane protein, whose product MQHRHSILTLALLGMALCVGAVQAQDRQTISGTVTSADDAAPLPGANVSVPGTAAGTATNAQGQYSLQVPADADSLRFSFVGFRAQTVPVAGRTTIDVALAPAAQQIDELVVVGYGEQEQGNVTGVVNKVSSEDFNKAPTVSADRLLQGKVAGLNIKSNSGRPGGQTFIRIRGGTSINASNRPLFVVDGVPLNDTPHSPGGLSEGRNPLNFLNPNEIKDITVLKDASAAAIYGARGANGVVLITTKQGSGGQTRISYSGSVSSTNATGTRDVLGAPQYRDVVGEQFPDLTGDLGDANTDWQDEVFERALGQQHSLSFSGGSEQGDRYRISLGYQNEEGVLRTSETQRVNASVKYNRPFFDDRLDLDINLRGSRTDDQYAPSVIETAATFAPTQPVSDESNERTGYFEWREFSNEAENNPVAAIDLYDETGDTYRSVGNFKFTYEPAFVDGISADVNLGYDVSTGERQRFIPTNERGQVEAANPGQVDRANFTRFSRLLDATLNYQDEFEELSSQIDVTAGYSYQDDLNKFPEISASGLSSDLLGANSTLPASEVNTFVSETPSRLISGFGRVNYTLASKYVFTATVRRDGSSRFNPENRWGTFPSAAVAWRVHNEDFMEPLSETLTRLKLRGSWGITGNQEIGDFQYSRLFELSNQRGRVQFGDEFITTIRPSAVDKNLKWEETTSYNIGADYGLFGGRISGSIEYYRKETNDLLFSSIVPAGANLSDQVLTNVGSVRNTGVELSVDAAVYETDDFSYNARFNASTNDNELTKLTNFSSGVRTGGISGGVGNQVQILQEGEPVNSFYVYRHKTDENGDPLTDDVDHNGDGEVNLADMYKDTNGDGEVTSEDRTAYKSPRPDWTFGHTSQVRYDGFDLSFSLRAQLGNHVYNNVASNLGTYNRVDEFAPSNLHESVLETNFNQPQYFSDYYVEDASFLKMDNITLGYTFDRIPGVDRLRLYGSVSNVFVLSGYSGPEPEIGETSGVGIDNDVFPRTRTFTGGLNVQL is encoded by the coding sequence ATGCAACACCGACACTCGATCCTGACGCTCGCGCTTTTGGGGATGGCCCTCTGCGTGGGAGCGGTTCAGGCACAAGACCGGCAGACAATCAGCGGCACGGTCACCAGTGCCGACGACGCCGCGCCGCTCCCGGGGGCGAATGTGTCCGTTCCGGGGACCGCCGCCGGGACGGCCACCAACGCGCAGGGCCAGTACTCGCTGCAGGTGCCCGCCGACGCGGACTCGCTGCGCTTCTCCTTCGTCGGCTTTCGGGCGCAGACCGTGCCCGTCGCCGGGCGCACCACGATCGACGTGGCGCTCGCCCCGGCCGCCCAGCAGATCGACGAGTTGGTGGTTGTCGGGTACGGGGAGCAGGAGCAGGGCAACGTCACGGGCGTCGTGAATAAGGTCAGTAGCGAAGACTTCAACAAGGCACCCACGGTCAGTGCGGATCGGCTTCTTCAGGGAAAGGTCGCCGGGTTGAACATCAAGTCCAATTCGGGGCGACCGGGGGGCCAAACGTTTATCCGGATCCGAGGCGGAACGTCGATCAATGCTAGTAACCGTCCTCTCTTCGTGGTCGACGGAGTGCCTTTGAATGACACTCCACACAGTCCGGGCGGCCTTTCTGAGGGACGAAACCCCCTCAACTTTCTCAACCCCAATGAAATCAAGGACATTACGGTTTTGAAGGACGCCTCCGCCGCGGCCATATACGGGGCGCGTGGGGCAAATGGGGTCGTGCTGATCACCACCAAACAGGGAAGTGGTGGGCAGACACGGATCTCCTACAGCGGATCGGTGTCGTCCACCAACGCAACGGGAACCCGAGACGTCCTGGGAGCCCCCCAATACCGCGACGTGGTGGGCGAGCAGTTTCCGGACCTGACCGGTGATCTCGGCGATGCGAATACGGACTGGCAAGACGAGGTCTTCGAGCGGGCGCTCGGTCAACAGCACTCCCTAAGCTTCTCGGGGGGCTCCGAACAGGGAGACCGGTACCGAATCTCGCTTGGATATCAGAACGAAGAGGGCGTGTTGAGAACGTCCGAGACCCAGCGGGTCAATGCCTCCGTGAAGTACAACCGCCCATTTTTTGATGATCGGCTTGACCTCGACATCAACCTTCGGGGGTCGAGGACGGACGATCAGTATGCGCCGAGCGTCATTGAGACAGCCGCCACGTTCGCCCCCACACAGCCCGTCTCCGACGAGAGCAACGAGCGGACGGGATACTTTGAGTGGAGGGAATTTTCGAACGAGGCGGAGAACAACCCGGTCGCGGCAATCGATCTGTACGACGAAACGGGAGACACATACCGGAGCGTCGGAAACTTCAAGTTCACCTACGAGCCGGCTTTCGTGGACGGGATCAGCGCCGATGTGAACCTAGGGTACGACGTATCCACGGGAGAGCGGCAACGGTTCATTCCGACCAACGAACGAGGACAGGTTGAAGCCGCAAACCCTGGCCAGGTGGACCGGGCGAACTTCACTCGATTCAGTCGACTGCTGGACGCCACGCTCAACTATCAGGACGAGTTTGAGGAGCTCAGCAGTCAGATCGACGTCACGGCGGGATATTCCTATCAGGACGACCTGAACAAATTCCCGGAGATCTCGGCGTCCGGCCTATCGTCGGATCTGCTCGGGGCGAACAGCACGCTTCCGGCCTCCGAGGTCAACACTTTTGTCAGCGAAACGCCTAGTCGATTGATCTCCGGCTTCGGTCGTGTCAACTACACCCTGGCCAGCAAGTACGTGTTCACGGCCACGGTTCGGCGGGACGGGTCATCCCGGTTTAATCCGGAAAACCGATGGGGAACGTTTCCCTCTGCGGCCGTCGCCTGGCGCGTTCACAATGAGGACTTCATGGAGCCGCTCTCCGAAACGCTCACGAGACTCAAACTTCGAGGGTCGTGGGGCATCACGGGAAATCAGGAGATCGGGGACTTCCAGTACTCCCGTCTCTTCGAATTGAGCAACCAGCGGGGACGCGTCCAGTTTGGCGACGAATTTATCACGACCATCCGCCCGAGCGCCGTGGACAAGAACCTGAAGTGGGAGGAAACAACCTCCTACAACATCGGGGCGGACTACGGGCTCTTCGGGGGGCGCATCTCGGGGTCGATTGAATACTACAGGAAGGAGACCAACGACCTGCTGTTCTCAAGCATCGTTCCGGCCGGCGCGAACCTGTCGGATCAGGTGCTGACGAATGTGGGATCCGTCCGGAATACGGGGGTTGAGTTGAGTGTGGACGCCGCCGTCTACGAGACCGACGACTTCTCCTACAACGCGCGGTTCAATGCCTCGACCAATGACAACGAGCTCACGAAGCTTACAAACTTCAGCTCCGGGGTCCGAACTGGAGGAATCAGTGGGGGGGTTGGGAATCAGGTTCAAATCCTGCAGGAAGGAGAGCCCGTCAACTCCTTCTACGTGTACCGTCATAAAACGGACGAAAATGGCGATCCCCTGACCGATGACGTGGACCACAACGGGGATGGCGAGGTCAACTTGGCGGACATGTACAAAGATACGAACGGGGACGGCGAGGTCACGTCCGAAGATCGCACGGCCTACAAAAGCCCTCGGCCCGATTGGACGTTCGGGCACACGTCTCAGGTGCGGTACGACGGCTTCGATCTGAGCTTCTCCCTGCGGGCTCAACTCGGAAACCACGTGTACAACAACGTCGCGTCCAACCTGGGGACCTACAATCGCGTGGACGAATTTGCCCCCTCAAATCTCCACGAGTCGGTACTGGAGACGAACTTCAACCAGCCGCAGTACTTCTCCGACTACTACGTGGAAGACGCTTCCTTCCTGAAAATGGACAACATCACGCTCGGGTATACCTTCGACCGGATTCCCGGGGTTGATCGGCTCCGTCTGTACGGAAGTGTGAGCAATGTTTTTGTGCTGAGCGGCTACAGCGGGCCGGAGCCCGAAATTGGGGAGACCAGCGGAGTTGGGATTGATAACGATGTCTTTCCGCGAACGAGGACCTTCACGGGAGGCCTAAATGTCCAGCTCTAG